In one window of Gemmatimonadota bacterium DNA:
- a CDS encoding ribonuclease E inhibitor RraB, with product MSLSLLLVLGLLGLYLYARGHAGVVARHAADPDAAPLEELARAGSDLGQPHEMEFFLYFPEEAAAHAAAAALRARGFAARVEREPEDPDWLCLATRQLVPSLAALQALRQEFTALTEARGGAYDGWGTTVVPRGGAP from the coding sequence GTGTCCCTCTCCCTCCTGCTGGTGCTGGGGCTGCTCGGACTCTACCTCTACGCCCGCGGGCACGCGGGCGTGGTGGCGCGCCACGCCGCGGACCCGGATGCGGCTCCCCTCGAGGAACTCGCGCGCGCCGGCTCCGATCTCGGCCAGCCGCACGAGATGGAGTTCTTCCTGTACTTCCCGGAGGAGGCCGCGGCCCATGCGGCCGCCGCGGCCCTCCGGGCCCGGGGCTTCGCGGCGCGTGTCGAGCGCGAACCCGAGGATCCCGACTGGCTCTGCCTGGCCACCCGGCAGCTGGTCCCGTCACTGGCCGCGCTGCAGGCCCTCCGGCAGGAGTTCACCGCCCTCACCGAGGCACGCGGGGGAGCCTACGACGGCTGGGGCACCACCGTGGTCCCGCGGGGGGGCGCGCCATGA
- a CDS encoding GTP-binding protein, translated as MTTWERKVCLLGAAGVGKTSLVRRYVEGIFSDAYLSTIGVKIDRRAVTLGVDTVNLMVWDIEGETDHRSLRMRYLRGAAGYLLVADGTRPETLDAAVALQALVADRLPHLPFALLLNKHDLSDRWALPAGRVAELAGRWSVLTTSARTGASVGAAFDGLARRLLPPMG; from the coding sequence ATGACCACCTGGGAACGGAAGGTCTGCCTGCTTGGCGCGGCGGGGGTTGGCAAGACCAGCCTGGTGCGGCGGTACGTCGAGGGCATCTTCAGCGACGCGTACCTGAGCACCATCGGGGTCAAGATCGACCGGCGGGCCGTGACCCTCGGGGTGGATACCGTGAACCTCATGGTCTGGGACATCGAGGGCGAAACCGACCACCGGAGCCTGCGGATGCGCTACCTGCGGGGTGCCGCGGGATACCTGCTGGTGGCCGATGGCACCCGTCCCGAGACGCTCGACGCCGCGGTGGCGCTGCAGGCGCTGGTCGCGGACCGGCTGCCCCACCTGCCGTTCGCCCTGCTGCTCAACAAGCACGACCTCAGCGACCGCTGGGCGCTCCCCGCCGGCCGGGTGGCCGAGCTGGCCGGTCGCTGGTCCGTGCTGACCACCAGCGCGCGCACCGGCGCCAGCGTCGGGGCGGCCTTCGACGGGCTGGCCCGCCGGCTCCTGCCTCCGATGGGGTGA
- a CDS encoding MGMT family protein, with protein MTSAGKPGSSFARIARVVRRVPRGQVATYGQVARLAGLPRGARQVGYALHALPSGSVVPWHRVINAGGRISLPPEAGGIEQRLRLLAEGITVTEAGRVSLARYQWDPGRAR; from the coding sequence GTGACGTCGGCGGGGAAACCTGGCTCCAGCTTCGCGCGGATCGCGCGGGTGGTCCGCCGGGTGCCACGCGGCCAGGTGGCCACGTACGGCCAGGTGGCCCGCCTGGCCGGCCTGCCCCGCGGGGCGCGCCAGGTCGGGTATGCGCTGCATGCCCTCCCGTCCGGGTCCGTGGTTCCCTGGCACCGGGTGATCAACGCCGGTGGGCGCATCAGCCTCCCGCCGGAGGCCGGCGGCATCGAACAGCGGCTGCGCCTGCTGGCCGAGGGCATCACGGTGACGGAAGCGGGGCGGGTCTCATTGGCGCGCTACCAGTGGGACCCGGGGCGCGCCCGATGA
- a CDS encoding DinB family protein encodes MRPAFETGLPRAGAELAQALGTLLAAGTSYLATMPDERFFAPQGAAWSPAEHVRHLVKSATPLTLGLRLPRWILALRFGRGGGSSRGLARLRDDYEAALAAGGQAGRFAPSREPLPADPVSRRREIMASWARATVELQQAAGRWPEGALDRQRLPHPLLGPLTVREMLAFTVLHTAHHLRRVAERAGP; translated from the coding sequence ATGCGTCCCGCCTTCGAGACCGGTCTGCCACGGGCCGGTGCCGAGCTGGCCCAGGCCCTCGGCACCCTGCTTGCCGCCGGCACCTCCTACCTGGCCACCATGCCTGACGAGCGGTTCTTCGCGCCCCAGGGTGCGGCCTGGTCGCCGGCGGAGCATGTGCGCCACCTGGTCAAGTCGGCCACGCCGCTCACGCTTGGCCTGCGGCTGCCGCGCTGGATCCTGGCCCTCCGGTTCGGGCGGGGCGGCGGGAGCTCCCGCGGCCTGGCGCGCCTCCGGGACGACTACGAGGCTGCGCTTGCCGCGGGCGGACAGGCGGGGCGCTTCGCGCCCTCGCGCGAGCCGCTGCCCGCCGACCCCGTGTCCCGCCGGCGCGAGATCATGGCCAGCTGGGCCCGGGCCACGGTGGAGCTGCAGCAGGCCGCCGGGCGCTGGCCCGAGGGAGCGCTCGACCGCCAGCGGCTGCCGCACCCGCTCCTCGGGCCACTCACCGTGCGCGAGATGCTCGCCTTCACCGTGCTGCACACGGCCCACCACCTCCGGCGGGTGGCCGAGCGGGCCGGGCCGTGA
- a CDS encoding GNAT family N-acetyltransferase, with translation MEIRRATLADLDALAGLFDGYRQFYRQPADPELSRAFLEERLRLADTVLFLAADGESVLGFVHLFPVFTSTGPRPGRLWLLNDLFVQAAGRRRGVARALMERATAHARETGARGLFLQTGRNNLAARALYESLGYVRDDVFLVYELGLDG, from the coding sequence ATGGAGATCCGCCGCGCCACCCTCGCTGACCTCGATGCCCTGGCCGGGCTCTTCGACGGGTATCGCCAGTTCTACCGGCAACCCGCCGATCCGGAGCTCTCCCGGGCGTTCCTCGAGGAGCGGCTCCGCCTGGCGGACACCGTGCTTTTCCTCGCCGCGGACGGCGAGTCGGTCCTGGGGTTCGTGCACCTCTTCCCGGTGTTCACCTCCACCGGCCCCCGGCCGGGCCGGCTCTGGCTGCTGAATGACCTCTTCGTGCAGGCGGCGGGCCGCCGCCGCGGCGTGGCCCGGGCCCTGATGGAACGCGCCACCGCCCACGCCCGGGAGACCGGCGCCCGCGGGCTGTTCCTGCAGACCGGGCGCAACAACCTCGCCGCGCGCGCGCTGTACGAATCGCTCGGCTACGTGCGGGACGATGTCTTCCTGGTCTACGAGCTCGGGCTCGACGGCTGA
- a CDS encoding class I SAM-dependent methyltransferase, translating to MAFADHFSGHAPAYARARPGYPSELFDALAAAAPGRALAWDAGTGSGQAAVGLARPFARVVATDASPAQVAAAAVHPRVEYHVAAAGAIDLPPATVDLVTVAQAAHWFDLPAFYAAAARVLRPGGALALWCYDLPRVTPEVDAVVDWFYREVVGPWWPPERRQVETGYRELPFPFPEQPFPVMAMHCEWTAGALVDYVGTWSAVARYREARGTDPLVPLADALAPHWPLAAAPRPVRWPLRGRLGHRP from the coding sequence ATGGCCTTCGCCGATCACTTCTCCGGACACGCCCCGGCGTATGCCCGGGCCCGCCCGGGGTATCCGTCCGAGTTGTTCGACGCCCTCGCAGCCGCCGCCCCGGGGCGGGCGCTCGCCTGGGACGCCGGCACGGGCAGCGGCCAGGCCGCGGTGGGGCTCGCGCGGCCGTTCGCGCGGGTGGTGGCCACCGACGCGAGCCCCGCGCAGGTCGCGGCGGCGGCGGTCCACCCGCGGGTGGAGTACCACGTGGCGGCGGCGGGCGCGATCGACCTGCCGCCGGCCACCGTGGACCTGGTTACGGTGGCCCAGGCGGCCCACTGGTTCGACCTGCCCGCGTTCTACGCCGCCGCCGCGCGCGTGCTCCGTCCCGGCGGCGCCCTGGCGCTCTGGTGTTATGACCTGCCGCGGGTGACGCCCGAGGTGGACGCGGTGGTGGACTGGTTCTACCGTGAGGTCGTCGGGCCGTGGTGGCCGCCCGAACGCCGGCAGGTGGAGACGGGGTACCGCGAGTTGCCGTTTCCGTTCCCCGAGCAGCCGTTCCCCGTGATGGCCATGCACTGCGAGTGGACGGCCGGCGCCCTCGTCGACTATGTCGGGACCTGGTCGGCGGTGGCCCGCTATCGTGAGGCGCGGGGCACCGACCCGCTCGTGCCGCTGGCCGACGCGCTCGCCCCCCACTGGCCCCTGGCGGCCGCACCGCGTCCCGTGCGCTGGCCGCTGCGGGGCCGCCTCGGCCACCGTCCCTGA
- a CDS encoding VOC family protein, with protein sequence MNPPIPAGVRIGHVHLKVADLERALAFYHGVLGFAITQRYGPDAAFLSAGGYHHHLGLNTWESRGGAAPPPGSTGLYHTAILYPTRRDLAEAFERLRQAAHPIDGAADHGVSEALYLRDPDDNGVELYWDRPEAEWPHAPDGTLAMFTRPLDLAGLLAELRAGNER encoded by the coding sequence GTGAACCCGCCCATCCCCGCCGGCGTCCGCATCGGGCACGTCCACCTCAAGGTGGCCGACCTCGAACGCGCCCTCGCCTTCTACCATGGCGTGCTGGGCTTCGCGATCACGCAACGCTACGGCCCCGACGCGGCGTTCCTGAGCGCGGGTGGGTACCACCACCACCTGGGCCTCAACACCTGGGAGAGCCGCGGGGGAGCCGCCCCGCCTCCGGGTAGCACGGGGCTGTACCACACCGCGATCCTCTACCCGACCCGCCGCGACCTGGCCGAGGCGTTCGAGCGGCTGCGGCAGGCCGCGCACCCCATCGACGGCGCGGCGGACCACGGCGTGAGCGAGGCGCTGTACCTCCGGGACCCGGACGACAACGGGGTGGAGCTCTACTGGGATCGCCCCGAGGCGGAGTGGCCCCACGCGCCTGACGGGACGCTGGCCATGTTCACCCGCCCGCTCGACCTGGCCGGGCTGCTGGCGGAGCTCCGCGCCGGGAACGAGCGGTAG
- a CDS encoding cation transporter, translated as MPALPLATIPASPASPADRVRLVRRSSRLTALTVGYNLLEGVISLVAGALAGSVSLIGFGIDSGIEVLASITALWRLGRDGEPVARAAAERRALRIIAVSFFGLGAWVSWDAAATLLSRSAPDRSPVGIGLALASLVVMPLLARAKRRVALSLGSQALVAEARQTSLCTWLSAILLGGLLLNQLLGWWWADPLAALVMVPLILKEGREAWRGHLCCDHCQP; from the coding sequence ATGCCCGCGCTGCCCCTCGCCACCATCCCGGCCTCCCCGGCCTCCCCGGCCGACCGGGTCCGCCTGGTGCGCCGGAGCAGCCGACTCACCGCGCTGACCGTCGGGTACAACCTGCTCGAGGGCGTGATCTCGCTGGTGGCGGGGGCGCTGGCGGGCAGCGTGTCGCTGATCGGCTTCGGCATCGACAGCGGCATCGAGGTGCTCGCCTCGATCACCGCCCTCTGGCGCCTGGGCCGTGACGGGGAGCCCGTGGCGCGGGCCGCCGCGGAGCGACGGGCGCTCCGCATCATCGCGGTCAGCTTCTTCGGACTCGGCGCCTGGGTCAGCTGGGATGCCGCCGCGACACTCCTGAGCCGGAGCGCCCCCGACCGCTCGCCGGTGGGCATCGGGCTGGCGCTGGCCTCACTGGTGGTGATGCCCCTGCTGGCACGGGCCAAGCGCCGGGTGGCCCTCTCGCTCGGCAGCCAGGCCCTCGTGGCCGAGGCGCGACAGACCAGCCTCTGCACCTGGCTGTCGGCCATCCTGCTCGGGGGATTGCTCCTCAATCAGCTCCTCGGCTGGTGGTGGGCCGACCCGCTCGCCGCCCTCGTCATGGTCCCGTTGATCCTCAAGGAAGGCCGCGAGGCCTGGCGCGGGCACCTCTGCTGCGATCATTGCCAGCCCTGA
- a CDS encoding nuclear transport factor 2 family protein, producing the protein MTEAEFRRMLARLAAAWGRRDYGAAAACFAEDVCYADPLRYQLQGRAALRVFFEADDGLPQRTEWHAVVFDAAAQRGAAEYSYEGTHRYHGVALIAVQAGRITHWREYQHVDARAWPEFTAATPGLAPPFTAPEASAG; encoded by the coding sequence ATGACGGAAGCGGAGTTCCGGCGGATGCTGGCGCGGCTGGCCGCGGCGTGGGGCCGGCGCGACTACGGCGCGGCCGCGGCCTGCTTTGCAGAGGACGTGTGCTACGCCGACCCGTTGCGCTACCAGCTGCAGGGCCGCGCCGCGCTGCGCGTGTTCTTCGAGGCGGATGACGGCCTCCCGCAGCGCACCGAGTGGCACGCCGTCGTGTTCGATGCCGCGGCGCAGCGCGGGGCGGCCGAGTATTCCTACGAGGGCACGCATCGCTACCACGGCGTGGCGCTCATTGCCGTGCAGGCGGGGCGGATCACTCACTGGCGCGAGTACCAGCACGTGGACGCCCGGGCCTGGCCCGAGTTCACCGCCGCGACGCCGGGACTCGCGCCGCCCTTCACCGCACCGGAAGCCAGCGCCGGATAG